In Thalassotalea fonticola, a single genomic region encodes these proteins:
- a CDS encoding cytochrome b/b6 domain-containing protein: MQTVKVWDNFTRIYHLSQLVLLALLWYTGENAEFEWHFICGFTLAALWLSRLVWGVIGSDTSKFTHFVRTPVTVLKAWKNNSIATPHIGHNPVGGYMVMFLLFCLGVQLFTGLFASDDVFTEGPLYMMVSESFAESMDSLHHQTFNVLLVLISLHAVAGILHVLRGDNVIGAIFTGRKITEKKKTKQKFDRLNFNSATIPLTIWGILTYILYSWGMSAASY; encoded by the coding sequence ATGCAAACAGTTAAAGTTTGGGACAATTTCACCCGAATTTACCATTTAAGCCAGTTAGTATTGCTGGCTTTACTTTGGTACACAGGTGAAAACGCTGAGTTTGAATGGCATTTCATCTGTGGCTTCACTCTCGCAGCTTTATGGCTTAGCCGTCTTGTTTGGGGGGTTATCGGCAGTGATACGTCAAAATTCACTCATTTCGTCCGTACACCTGTTACCGTATTAAAAGCGTGGAAAAACAATAGCATTGCAACACCACATATTGGCCACAATCCTGTTGGCGGATATATGGTGATGTTTTTACTGTTTTGTTTGGGTGTGCAGCTCTTCACCGGTTTATTTGCCAGTGATGATGTATTCACTGAAGGCCCTCTATATATGATGGTTAGCGAATCCTTCGCTGAATCTATGGATTCATTACATCATCAAACCTTTAATGTGTTGCTAGTACTAATTAGCTTGCATGCGGTTGCAGGTATTTTGCATGTGCTAAGAGGTGACAATGTTATTGGCGCCATTTTTACCGGTAGAAAGATCACTGAAAAAAAGAAAACTAAGCAAAAATTTGATAGGTTAAATTTCAACTCAGCAACTATCCCGCTAACCATATGGGGAATATTGACTTATATTTTGTATAGTTGGGGCATGTCAGCAGCAAGTTATTAG
- a CDS encoding cytochrome b562, whose translation MKKILLSAILSLTFINSAFAAHPQCGETELANIMGNMKDSMKAIKGAAKSNDIEKLNSVANQLLASVQKADQYVPLTITDQKQLTAEQQQKFADYKNGIAKLEQAVTALTAATNAAERKAALGQIGKAAKKGHKAFKMDCDE comes from the coding sequence ATGAAGAAAATATTACTAAGCGCTATTTTATCACTAACATTTATTAACTCGGCATTTGCTGCCCATCCACAGTGTGGTGAAACCGAACTTGCTAACATCATGGGCAACATGAAAGACAGCATGAAAGCGATAAAAGGTGCGGCTAAAAGCAATGACATTGAAAAGCTAAACTCAGTTGCTAACCAATTATTAGCCAGCGTGCAAAAAGCTGATCAATATGTGCCTTTAACTATTACAGATCAAAAGCAATTAACAGCTGAGCAACAACAAAAATTTGCTGATTACAAAAATGGCATTGCTAAGCTAGAGCAAGCGGTAACCGCATTAACTGCGGCAACTAATGCAGCAGAACGTAAAGCTGCGTTAGGTCAAATAGGCAAAGCAGCTAAGAAAGGTCACAAAGCATTTAAAATGGATTGTGACGAGTAA
- a CDS encoding TraB/GumN family protein encodes MSKLWKVLSTFTLLSISFSSFADAPVWQVSKNGETVYFGGTVHVLSESDYPLPQAFDQAYQQSSVLVFEMDMSLTQTMAFQQQMLQQMTYQDGRTYADDLKPETVKKLNAYMESKGIPVANLQMFKPSMLSVTLTMVELQRLGLGGTGVDAFFSTRGIADKKSFKYLELPEQQISYLANMGKGYEDELINYTLDDMKKLPTMMKEMKDAWRTGDNEELYNVAGKEWQEKFPKSYNQLLVERNNNWMPAVEGYFNTKEVEFVLVGAMHLVGKEGVLSQLQAKGYTIKQL; translated from the coding sequence CTGTCTACGTTCACTCTTCTTTCAATTAGTTTTAGCAGTTTTGCTGATGCACCTGTATGGCAGGTAAGTAAAAATGGTGAAACAGTTTATTTTGGCGGTACGGTACATGTACTTAGCGAAAGTGATTACCCTCTACCGCAAGCATTTGATCAAGCATATCAACAATCATCTGTATTAGTATTTGAAATGGATATGAGCCTAACGCAAACCATGGCGTTTCAGCAGCAAATGTTGCAGCAAATGACCTATCAAGATGGCAGAACCTACGCCGATGATTTAAAACCTGAAACGGTTAAGAAATTGAATGCCTATATGGAAAGTAAAGGTATACCGGTAGCAAACTTACAAATGTTCAAACCATCCATGCTTTCTGTGACCTTAACTATGGTAGAGCTGCAACGATTAGGGCTAGGTGGAACTGGAGTTGATGCTTTTTTTAGTACTCGTGGGATTGCCGATAAAAAATCATTCAAATATTTAGAATTACCTGAACAACAAATTTCTTATTTAGCTAACATGGGTAAAGGCTATGAAGACGAGCTCATTAATTACACGTTAGATGACATGAAGAAACTGCCAACCATGATGAAAGAAATGAAAGATGCCTGGCGAACCGGTGACAATGAAGAGCTTTATAACGTAGCAGGTAAAGAATGGCAGGAAAAATTTCCTAAATCATACAATCAACTGCTGGTTGAGCGAAATAATAATTGGATGCCAGCAGTTGAAGGATATTTCAACACTAAAGAAGTTGAATTTGTTTTGGTCGGCGCAATGCATTTAGTTGGTAAAGAAGGTGTATTAAGTCAATTACAAGCTAAGGGTTATACGATAAAGCAACTTTAA